One genomic segment of Deltaproteobacteria bacterium includes these proteins:
- a CDS encoding phosphatase PAP2 family protein yields the protein MPTFLRPRPDQLRDAHPFFTIWIPALTIAYLAALHLLGGPGPEHFLAAVIALVLSLWNDQSRKLALIGLPYLLYALVYDSMRWYADYIRSPVIHVHEPYDFDLRWFGIHGLTPNEWLQRHTSPVLDFLCGLAYTPMFFIGESILLSIWFIANGQVRRAERFTWIFVISNFIGFACYYVYPAAPPWYVSDHGFVVNLAVHASPAGAIRFDHLIGIPVMQGFYGKSADVFGAIPSLHVVYPFLAMIYGWHLRRFRRIAAPYFLLVCFAAVYLNHHYLLDIFLGLAIALAVMAVVRAAFGAVEPRRAATGEDQPDLAALRT from the coding sequence ATGCCCACCTTCCTGCGGCCCCGCCCCGATCAGCTGCGGGACGCGCATCCCTTCTTCACCATCTGGATCCCCGCGCTCACCATCGCGTATCTGGCGGCGCTGCATCTGCTCGGCGGTCCGGGCCCGGAGCATTTCCTGGCCGCCGTCATCGCCCTCGTGCTCTCGCTCTGGAACGACCAGAGCCGCAAGCTGGCGCTGATCGGACTTCCCTACCTGCTCTACGCGCTGGTGTACGATTCGATGCGCTGGTACGCGGACTACATCCGCTCGCCCGTCATCCACGTGCACGAGCCGTACGACTTCGATCTGCGCTGGTTCGGGATCCATGGGCTGACCCCCAATGAGTGGCTGCAGCGGCACACGAGCCCGGTCCTCGACTTCCTCTGCGGCCTGGCCTACACGCCGATGTTCTTCATCGGGGAGTCGATCCTGCTCAGCATCTGGTTCATCGCCAACGGCCAGGTGCGGCGCGCGGAGCGGTTCACCTGGATCTTCGTGATCTCCAACTTCATCGGCTTCGCCTGCTACTACGTCTACCCGGCCGCGCCGCCGTGGTACGTCTCCGATCACGGATTCGTCGTGAACCTCGCCGTCCATGCTTCGCCGGCGGGAGCCATCCGGTTCGATCACCTGATCGGCATTCCCGTCATGCAGGGGTTCTACGGCAAGAGCGCGGACGTGTTCGGCGCCATCCCCAGCCTCCACGTCGTCTATCCGTTCCTGGCGATGATCTATGGCTGGCACCTGCGCCGGTTCCGGCGAATCGCTGCGCCGTACTTCCTGCTGGTCTGCTTCGCTGCCGTCTACCTCAACCACCACTACCTGCTCGACATTTTCCTCGGGCTCGCGATCGCGCTCGCGGTGATGGCCGTCGTGCGCGCCGCGTTCGGGGCCGTGGAGCCGCGACGCGCGGCGACCGGAGAAGACCAACCCGATCTCGCCGCCCTTCGGACCTGA
- a CDS encoding HAD family hydrolase — protein sequence MSFSLRAVRGVILDVDGVLLDARPSYHAVAEEAARRAIVPLVGEGPARGAPFDRDVEIAAFKNAGGFNDDWEMSRAIALLLYLRARQEAPDLGRFLAEAGGHGVRPLYEKRPVPIRQETVARICGALYGGPMCRDLFGFEAKDVLPDAPERGMWENEEVLPDSRLLAAVATRFPLALYTGRNPGETRLAQRLCRLKIPDELCWVADGHRPRKPDPAGLLWLTHALLRGAPRASEVLFIGDTADDRAASRAAQDAGAPIVYAHVEAPGDTSRVLSRLLAETGDAHA from the coding sequence GTGAGCTTTTCGCTGCGCGCTGTCCGGGGCGTGATCCTCGACGTGGACGGAGTCCTGCTCGATGCGCGCCCCAGCTACCACGCGGTGGCGGAGGAAGCTGCCCGCCGCGCCATCGTGCCGCTCGTCGGCGAGGGTCCCGCGCGTGGGGCGCCGTTCGATCGCGACGTCGAGATCGCGGCGTTCAAGAACGCCGGCGGCTTCAACGACGACTGGGAGATGTCCCGCGCGATCGCCCTTCTGCTCTACCTGCGCGCGCGACAAGAGGCGCCAGACCTTGGACGCTTTCTCGCCGAGGCCGGGGGCCACGGGGTTCGCCCGCTCTACGAGAAGCGTCCCGTCCCCATCCGGCAGGAGACCGTCGCGCGGATCTGCGGAGCTCTCTACGGCGGGCCGATGTGCCGCGACCTGTTCGGATTCGAGGCCAAGGACGTGCTCCCCGACGCGCCCGAGCGGGGGATGTGGGAAAACGAGGAGGTGCTCCCTGACTCCCGTCTGCTCGCTGCCGTCGCCACCCGGTTTCCGCTCGCCCTCTACACGGGGCGGAACCCGGGCGAGACGCGCCTTGCGCAACGGCTTTGCCGCTTGAAGATCCCGGACGAGCTCTGCTGGGTCGCCGACGGACACCGGCCGCGCAAGCCGGATCCCGCAGGGCTGCTCTGGCTCACGCACGCGCTGCTGCGCGGAGCGCCAAGGGCGTCCGAGGTCCTGTTCATCGGCGACACGGCGGACGACAGGGCGGCGTCGCGCGCCGCCCAGGACGCGGGCGCGCCGATCGTCTACGCTCACGTCGAGGCACCCGGCGATACCAGCCGGGTGCTCTCGCGGCTGCTCGCCGAGACGGGAGATGCCCACGCATGA
- a CDS encoding quinone-dependent dihydroorotate dehydrogenase: MYFLVRPLLFMLQPETAHGLAGVLLRVRSAPRAIPGADPVLRQTLSGIDFPTPLGLAAGMDKGDVLAPGWFRLGFGWVEIGTITPRPQAGNERPRLFRLVDQRAIINRMGFNNAGATAVAEKLRRLPPLPGPVCINVGRNKDTPNERAAEDYVSAFRVLAPHAALASINVSSPNTPGLRALQAELGTLVAEVVKARNAMARRIPVLVKLSPDEPDGRLVEMAQAAQAAGADGIIATNTTIDRAAVRAHPRAAEAGGLSGAPLRERALHVCRLLYRSVSVPIVGVGGIFTAEDAYARIRAGASLIQVYTALVYEGPGLPKRISRGLAALLRRDGLTLPQAIGKDT; the protein is encoded by the coding sequence GTGTACTTCCTCGTGCGCCCGCTGCTCTTCATGCTCCAGCCGGAAACGGCGCACGGCCTGGCGGGCGTCCTGTTGCGCGTCCGCTCGGCCCCGCGCGCGATCCCCGGCGCCGATCCAGTGCTCCGGCAGACGTTGTCGGGGATCGATTTTCCGACCCCGCTCGGTCTGGCAGCCGGTATGGACAAGGGCGACGTCCTTGCGCCGGGCTGGTTCCGCCTGGGGTTCGGCTGGGTGGAGATCGGAACGATTACCCCCCGACCCCAGGCGGGAAACGAACGGCCCCGCCTGTTCCGGCTCGTCGATCAGCGCGCGATCATCAACCGGATGGGCTTCAACAATGCCGGCGCGACGGCGGTGGCGGAGAAGCTCCGCCGGTTGCCGCCCCTTCCAGGGCCCGTCTGCATCAATGTCGGCCGCAACAAGGACACTCCGAACGAGCGTGCAGCCGAGGATTACGTCTCGGCGTTCCGCGTCCTGGCGCCGCATGCCGCGCTCGCCTCGATCAATGTCTCCAGCCCGAATACGCCTGGGCTCCGCGCGCTCCAGGCGGAGCTGGGAACGCTCGTCGCCGAAGTGGTCAAAGCGCGCAACGCGATGGCCCGCCGGATCCCGGTGCTGGTGAAGCTCTCTCCCGACGAGCCCGACGGCCGCCTGGTGGAGATGGCTCAGGCGGCACAGGCCGCGGGCGCGGACGGCATCATCGCGACCAACACGACGATCGATCGCGCTGCGGTGCGGGCCCATCCCCGAGCAGCGGAAGCGGGCGGCCTCTCCGGCGCGCCGCTGCGCGAGCGCGCATTGCACGTCTGCCGGCTACTGTATCGCAGCGTGTCCGTCCCCATCGTAGGAGTCGGCGGCATCTTCACCGCCGAGGATGCCTACGCGCGCATCCGCGCGGGCGCTTCTCTGATCCAGGTCTACACGGCGCTCGTCTACGAAGGACCGGGTCTACCGAAGCGGATCTCGCGCGGTCTCGCGGCGCTGCTGCGCCGCGACGGGCTCACGCTGCCCCAGGCGATCGGCAAGGACACGTAG
- the hisD gene encoding histidinol dehydrogenase, whose translation MIRILRLEDPADRLQAISLRTTAQIGSQISASVAAIIADVRARGDAAVRELTERFDGPRLESFFIDDARWSALADECPAQVRQALVTAHERVRDFHARQIPSSYAVHLQAGGVVRCLTIPLQRAACYVPGGRAAYPSTVIMTAAVARLAGVPEVIVATPPRRDGGILPEVAAAARIAGATRILLAGGAQAVAALALGTATVPKVDVIVGPGNAYVTEAKRQLSGDVRIDSLAGPTEVVIVADGSADPRQVAADLVAQGEHDPLALSVLVTPEASLAQRTVEAVKAELAGHPNRVAAESLAARGAAVVARDLDEALAFANDLAPEHLELLLRDAAAALPKVPRAAAVFVGHYAPVPVGDYLAGPNHTLPTGGTARFASPLNAADFVRRQNVIEYGPGQLAADSAAIESLARAEGLHGHARAIEVRRK comes from the coding sequence ATGATCCGCATTCTGCGTCTGGAGGATCCCGCGGATCGTCTGCAGGCGATCTCGCTGCGCACGACCGCACAGATCGGGTCGCAGATCTCGGCTTCGGTCGCCGCCATCATCGCCGACGTCCGCGCCCGTGGGGACGCGGCCGTCCGCGAGCTGACCGAGCGCTTCGATGGACCGCGCCTCGAGTCATTCTTCATCGACGATGCGCGCTGGAGCGCGCTGGCGGACGAGTGCCCTGCCCAGGTCCGGCAGGCACTCGTCACCGCGCACGAGCGGGTGCGCGACTTCCATGCCCGCCAGATTCCTTCCTCGTACGCCGTGCATCTCCAGGCCGGCGGAGTCGTGCGCTGCCTGACCATTCCCTTGCAACGGGCGGCTTGCTACGTGCCCGGCGGCCGCGCGGCGTACCCCTCCACGGTCATCATGACGGCCGCCGTCGCCAGGCTCGCGGGAGTGCCCGAGGTGATCGTGGCGACTCCGCCGCGTCGCGACGGCGGCATCCTTCCGGAGGTCGCGGCGGCGGCGCGAATCGCGGGAGCCACGCGCATCCTGCTCGCGGGCGGAGCGCAGGCGGTGGCGGCGCTCGCCCTGGGAACGGCGACGGTCCCGAAAGTCGACGTGATCGTCGGGCCAGGAAACGCGTACGTCACCGAAGCGAAGAGGCAGCTCTCGGGCGACGTGCGCATCGATTCGCTGGCCGGACCGACGGAGGTCGTCATCGTCGCCGATGGCAGCGCGGATCCGCGTCAAGTCGCGGCCGACCTCGTGGCGCAGGGAGAGCACGATCCGCTGGCGTTGAGCGTGCTGGTCACACCCGAGGCATCGCTCGCGCAGCGGACCGTCGAGGCGGTAAAGGCGGAGCTCGCCGGGCATCCGAACCGCGTCGCGGCCGAGTCTCTGGCGGCCCGCGGCGCCGCGGTGGTCGCCCGCGACCTGGACGAGGCGCTGGCATTCGCGAACGATCTGGCCCCCGAGCATCTCGAGCTCCTCCTGCGGGACGCCGCAGCCGCGTTGCCAAAAGTCCCGCGCGCCGCGGCGGTGTTCGTCGGTCACTACGCGCCCGTACCGGTCGGCGACTATCTCGCGGGTCCCAACCACACGCTGCCCACCGGCGGCACGGCGCGGTTCGCTTCGCCGCTGAACGCGGCCGACTTCGTTCGCCGGCAGAACGTCATCGAGTACGGCCCCGGGCAGCTCGCGGCAGATTCCGCCGCCATCGAATCGCTGGCGCGCGCCGAGGGCCTGCACGGCCACGCCCGCGCCATCGAGGTGCGGCGCAAATGA
- a CDS encoding ATP phosphoribosyltransferase: MLTIALPKGRLQRPALERFAHAGVVPEDEPGTSRKLIIAAGSSARFVVLKDGDVPLYVERGAADLGVCGLDQVLESAADLLTPIDFGFGRCRLCLAAPRGSSVTAELGRSLRVATKYPRLTLQWFGRRGVPVDLVHLAGSVELAAVSGLTDAIVDLVETGRTLEENGLVVVDEILQVTARLVVNRAAYRLKVEEMLPLLEKLG; the protein is encoded by the coding sequence ATGCTGACCATCGCCCTGCCGAAGGGCCGGCTGCAAAGGCCCGCGCTCGAGCGGTTCGCGCACGCGGGAGTCGTGCCGGAAGACGAGCCGGGCACGTCCCGAAAGCTGATCATCGCGGCGGGATCCTCGGCACGTTTCGTGGTCCTCAAGGACGGCGACGTGCCCTTGTACGTGGAGCGCGGCGCGGCGGATCTCGGCGTCTGCGGGCTCGATCAGGTGCTCGAGTCGGCCGCCGATCTGCTGACGCCGATCGACTTCGGGTTCGGCCGTTGCCGGCTCTGCCTGGCGGCGCCGCGGGGATCGAGCGTGACGGCGGAGCTGGGCCGGTCGCTCCGCGTGGCCACGAAGTATCCCCGGCTCACCCTGCAGTGGTTCGGCCGTCGCGGAGTGCCCGTGGACCTCGTCCACCTCGCCGGATCCGTCGAGCTCGCGGCGGTCAGCGGACTCACCGACGCGATCGTCGATCTGGTGGAGACCGGTCGCACGCTGGAAGAGAACGGTCTGGTGGTAGTCGACGAGATCCTGCAGGTCACCGCCCGGCTGGTGGTGAACCGCGCCGCGTATCGATTGAAGGTGGAGGAGATGCTGCCGCTCCTGGAGAAGCTCGGATGA
- the hisB gene encoding imidazoleglycerol-phosphate dehydratase HisB produces the protein MSRTGKISRKTRETELEVAIDLDGRGDAQVSTGIPFFDHMLDTLAKHAAFDAQINCKGDLHIDQHHTVEDTGIALGGAVDQALGDRKGIARAGCFYFPLDEALARTVIDLSGRAYLHWNVSVDQGPRSAMDLSVVEGFFKAFADHARANVHIDLLTGRDFHHGAEAVFKSFARALRQAVAVDPRLTGAVPSTKGVL, from the coding sequence ATGAGCCGGACGGGAAAGATCTCGCGCAAGACCCGGGAGACGGAGCTGGAGGTCGCCATCGACCTGGACGGCCGCGGCGACGCGCAGGTCTCGACCGGGATCCCGTTCTTCGACCACATGCTGGACACGCTCGCCAAGCACGCCGCGTTCGACGCGCAGATCAACTGCAAGGGCGACCTGCACATCGACCAGCACCACACGGTCGAAGACACCGGGATCGCGCTCGGCGGCGCCGTCGACCAGGCGCTCGGGGACCGGAAGGGGATCGCCCGCGCCGGCTGCTTCTACTTCCCGCTCGACGAGGCACTGGCGCGCACGGTCATCGATCTCTCCGGACGCGCCTACTTGCACTGGAACGTGTCCGTCGATCAGGGTCCGCGCAGCGCCATGGATCTCTCGGTCGTCGAGGGATTCTTCAAGGCGTTCGCCGACCATGCCCGCGCCAACGTCCACATCGATCTGTTGACGGGCCGCGACTTCCATCACGGCGCCGAAGCCGTGTTCAAGTCGTTCGCGCGCGCGCTGCGGCAGGCCGTTGCAGTCGACCCGCGTCTGACCGGGGCCGTGCCCAGCACCAAAGGAGTCTTGTGA
- a CDS encoding ATP phosphoribosyltransferase regulatory subunit: MTRALAPSASAVDNRPFVQPATPLPGTQDLLFEAARRLRRCEATLCARFEAKGYAEVIPPAIEAADVFGPEAFRALDRSGRLIALRADFTAQVARIAATRLSGMSPLRLYYRGSIVRRVAPDSGPVHERLQAGCELVGAAGAEADAEILALAAASLHALGIRGRISLGSTGYFSALAAAAGAGGRLAAALNDAIDRKDLPTLRSLCEREVTPGKARDALLLLAQPPRPQTEAGELLSRAEALAPTEDALKALQRISAALGAARSLGAELEVDLGEVRGLGYYTGIVFNLYATGAPRPVGGGGRYDTLLGRFGDPRPAVGFSLDLDALVPLAC; the protein is encoded by the coding sequence ATAACACGCGCCCTTGCGCCGTCGGCGTCCGCCGTCGACAATCGCCCCTTCGTGCAACCGGCGACGCCACTTCCCGGAACGCAGGACCTCCTCTTCGAGGCGGCGCGGCGCCTGCGTCGCTGCGAGGCGACGCTCTGCGCGCGCTTCGAGGCCAAGGGCTACGCGGAGGTCATCCCGCCTGCGATCGAGGCGGCGGACGTGTTCGGACCGGAAGCGTTCAGGGCGCTCGATCGCAGCGGGCGGCTGATCGCGCTGCGCGCGGACTTCACCGCCCAGGTCGCCCGCATCGCGGCGACGCGACTCTCGGGCATGTCTCCGTTGCGACTGTATTACCGCGGCAGCATCGTGCGCCGGGTGGCACCCGACAGCGGGCCCGTACACGAGAGACTGCAGGCGGGTTGCGAATTGGTGGGCGCCGCCGGCGCCGAAGCGGATGCCGAGATCCTCGCGCTTGCCGCCGCCTCGCTGCACGCCCTCGGCATTCGCGGTCGCATCTCCCTGGGCAGCACCGGATATTTCTCCGCCCTTGCCGCCGCGGCGGGGGCCGGAGGCAGGCTCGCCGCCGCGCTCAACGACGCCATCGATCGCAAGGACCTGCCGACGTTGCGGAGCCTGTGCGAGCGCGAGGTCACTCCGGGAAAAGCGCGCGATGCGCTCCTGCTGCTGGCGCAGCCGCCGCGCCCGCAGACGGAAGCGGGCGAGCTGCTCTCGAGGGCCGAGGCGCTGGCGCCCACCGAGGATGCCCTGAAGGCCCTGCAGCGCATCTCCGCCGCGCTCGGCGCGGCTCGCAGCCTCGGAGCCGAGCTGGAGGTCGATCTCGGAGAGGTCCGCGGGCTGGGCTACTACACCGGCATCGTCTTCAATCTGTACGCGACCGGCGCGCCCCGTCCGGTCGGCGGCGGTGGCCGGTACGACACCCTGCTCGGCCGCTTCGGCGATCCCCGGCCCGCGGTCGGGTTCTCGCTCGATCTCGACGCGCTGGTGCCGCTCGCATGCTGA
- a CDS encoding FHA domain-containing protein, whose amino-acid sequence MIRITHLSGSLQGKTSTSAKPTLRVGRASDCDVRFDKQRDPKVSNHHAEFLLEDGCWFVVDTASTNGTLVEGRRVAKHRLRQGEEVQLGAGGPLVKVEFDAKEGMGGAMKTEAASISAIQRAEAARRGSSPPRIDATSEMNRISSDLKSSADTATARLAELAAKKVAEERAKAGGMPSGKTMMIMAATLKEVQRFTRTKTARRWVKVVAVVAAVAAMVVAAMAVVIARQKRQIEELVTQKERLDRDIEAVQQQMNEESDPERLAALEERLNTLTGNARNTLAALGKSDKGKAAALAESGDEIDRQIRDILRKFDADTYAVPPIFKERLKFHIDELTKAPNLKFVYRRKQRYWGMISREFNALGLPEEMAYVAWAETQFDPKAKSSAGAAGMWQMMPTTAHNYGLRVDAKVDERYDADRETRAAARHLANLLAEYGSDSFMLAMASYNRGETGVRRVLHQIAQEPGGFRKEKRDFWHLYRMKKLPEETREYVPKVLAAAIVSRQAKKLGLEEAD is encoded by the coding sequence ATGATCCGCATCACACACCTGTCGGGAAGTCTGCAGGGCAAGACTTCGACGTCGGCGAAACCGACCCTGCGCGTGGGCCGCGCGTCGGACTGCGACGTCCGCTTCGACAAGCAGCGCGACCCGAAAGTCTCCAACCACCACGCCGAATTCCTCCTCGAGGACGGCTGCTGGTTCGTGGTGGACACCGCCAGCACCAACGGCACGCTGGTCGAGGGCCGGCGCGTCGCCAAGCATCGGCTGCGGCAGGGCGAGGAAGTGCAGCTCGGTGCCGGCGGACCGCTGGTGAAGGTCGAGTTCGACGCCAAGGAAGGCATGGGCGGCGCGATGAAGACGGAGGCGGCGTCGATCAGCGCGATCCAGCGCGCCGAGGCCGCGCGGCGCGGCTCCTCGCCGCCGCGCATCGACGCAACCTCGGAGATGAACCGGATCTCCAGCGACCTCAAGAGCAGCGCCGACACCGCGACGGCGCGGCTGGCGGAGCTCGCGGCGAAAAAAGTGGCCGAGGAGCGCGCGAAGGCGGGTGGAATGCCTTCGGGAAAGACCATGATGATCATGGCCGCCACCTTGAAGGAGGTGCAGCGCTTCACGCGGACCAAGACCGCCAGGCGCTGGGTCAAGGTCGTCGCCGTCGTGGCCGCCGTGGCCGCGATGGTCGTGGCGGCGATGGCAGTCGTGATCGCCCGGCAGAAGCGGCAGATCGAGGAGCTGGTGACGCAGAAGGAGCGCCTCGACCGGGACATCGAGGCGGTCCAGCAACAGATGAACGAGGAGTCCGATCCGGAGCGGCTCGCGGCGCTCGAAGAACGGCTGAACACGCTCACCGGCAACGCCAGGAATACGCTGGCCGCGCTCGGCAAGTCCGACAAGGGCAAAGCGGCGGCGCTGGCGGAGTCCGGCGACGAGATCGACCGGCAGATCCGCGACATCCTCCGCAAGTTCGATGCCGACACCTACGCGGTGCCGCCCATCTTCAAGGAGCGGCTGAAGTTCCACATCGACGAGCTGACGAAGGCGCCGAATCTGAAGTTCGTCTACCGGCGCAAGCAGCGGTACTGGGGGATGATCAGCCGCGAGTTCAACGCGCTCGGCCTTCCCGAGGAGATGGCGTACGTGGCATGGGCGGAGACGCAGTTCGATCCCAAAGCGAAGAGCAGTGCGGGGGCGGCCGGCATGTGGCAGATGATGCCGACCACTGCCCACAACTACGGCCTGCGCGTCGACGCGAAAGTGGACGAGCGGTACGACGCCGACCGCGAGACGAGGGCGGCGGCGCGGCATCTCGCCAATCTGCTCGCCGAATACGGCAGCGATTCCTTCATGCTGGCGATGGCTTCCTACAACCGCGGCGAGACCGGAGTCCGCCGCGTCCTGCACCAGATCGCGCAGGAGCCGGGTGGCTTTCGCAAGGAGAAGCGCGACTTCTGGCACCTGTACCGGATGAAGAAGCTGCCGGAGGAGACCCGCGAGTACGTGCCCAAGGTGCTGGCGGCGGCCATCGTCTCGCGGCAGGCAAAGAAGCTCGGGCTCGAGGAAGCTGATTAG
- a CDS encoding aspartate aminotransferase family protein: MALKAPHIQTEIPGPRSRSLVEHEQRHLAPGLQGFALSSGIAVERAQGSVIEDVDGNRYVDLIGGIGVNSLGHRHPAWTKALHEQLDKVTVGSFTSAPRADLINEVAKVTPKGVDKVQLYSSGAEAVESAFRLAMNHTGHQEVVGFWGGFHGKTARALSANGAGNAKSYGPIPPGHVLPFANCYRCPLKLEPRSCGIACADLARDQLRHQTAGSVAAVIMEPLQGTAGNVIPPPEFMVRAQEIAREHGAVFISDEMITGFGRTGRWFACERSGVTPDIITIGKAFGGGFPISGVVAKGEIAQAKPWANPSGSSSSYGGNPLAAAAALASIQILHRDNVLQNVREVGAAMLDELRTWPDRLRWVGDVRGEGLFLGVELVSDRETKEPLARKICGEIFQDGLRRGLLAMSYTHAIRLQPALTIDRDTALSGLSLLREAIEAVARRHGAA, translated from the coding sequence ATGGCGCTCAAAGCCCCGCACATCCAGACGGAAATCCCTGGCCCGCGATCCCGCAGCCTGGTGGAGCACGAGCAGCGGCATCTTGCCCCCGGCCTGCAGGGCTTCGCGCTCAGCTCCGGCATCGCCGTCGAACGCGCGCAGGGCTCGGTGATCGAGGACGTCGACGGCAACCGATACGTCGACTTGATCGGCGGGATCGGCGTGAACAGCCTCGGCCATCGCCACCCCGCGTGGACGAAGGCTCTCCACGAGCAGCTCGACAAGGTGACCGTCGGATCGTTCACCAGCGCGCCGCGCGCGGACCTGATCAACGAGGTCGCGAAGGTCACGCCCAAGGGCGTCGACAAGGTCCAGCTCTACTCCAGCGGCGCCGAGGCGGTGGAGAGCGCGTTCCGCCTGGCGATGAACCACACCGGCCACCAGGAAGTCGTCGGCTTCTGGGGTGGCTTTCACGGCAAGACGGCGCGGGCGCTTTCCGCGAACGGCGCCGGCAACGCGAAGAGCTACGGGCCGATTCCACCTGGTCACGTGCTGCCCTTTGCGAACTGCTATCGATGCCCGCTCAAGCTCGAGCCGCGGAGCTGCGGCATCGCCTGCGCGGATCTGGCGCGCGACCAGCTGCGCCACCAGACGGCGGGCAGCGTGGCGGCGGTGATCATGGAACCCCTCCAGGGGACCGCGGGGAACGTGATTCCGCCGCCGGAGTTCATGGTGAGAGCACAGGAGATCGCCAGGGAGCACGGCGCGGTGTTCATCTCCGACGAAATGATCACGGGTTTCGGTCGTACCGGCCGTTGGTTCGCGTGCGAGCGGAGCGGCGTGACGCCGGACATCATCACCATCGGGAAGGCGTTCGGCGGCGGCTTCCCGATCAGCGGCGTGGTCGCGAAAGGGGAGATCGCGCAGGCAAAGCCCTGGGCGAATCCGAGCGGGTCTTCCTCCTCCTACGGCGGCAACCCGCTGGCCGCGGCGGCGGCGCTGGCCAGCATCCAGATCCTCCATCGCGACAACGTCCTGCAGAACGTACGCGAGGTCGGCGCGGCGATGCTGGACGAGCTGCGCACCTGGCCGGACCGCCTGAGATGGGTGGGCGACGTCCGCGGAGAGGGACTATTCCTCGGCGTGGAGCTGGTCTCCGACCGGGAGACGAAAGAGCCTCTGGCGAGGAAGATCTGCGGCGAGATCTTCCAGGACGGGCTGCGCCGCGGACTTCTGGCGATGAGCTACACCCACGCGATCCGGCTGCAGCCGGCGCTGACCATCGACCGCGACACCGCGCTGAGCGGGCTGTCGCTACTGCGCGAGGCGATCGAGGCCGTAGCGCGCAGGCACGGCGCGGCGTAG
- a CDS encoding histidinol-phosphate aminotransferase family protein — MSRAPEEFVRSTVRPLAPYGPPRDPAPVPLHLNESPDDVQPELKRELSAQLEAMDWSKYPITDGARLGADLAQAFGVDRAGVLVGNGSNELLQLLLFACIEPGDTVVVVAPSFALYALQAKALGASVIAVPLRGGSGEFRFPLEELVRAAEGAKLLLLGSPNNPTGTTLSVEDASLLARAVPCLLGIDEAYREFCGQDFTPLLPQHPRLALFRTFSKAFAAASLRAGCMLAAPSLCAELRKVQLPYNLSASTSLIARALIARPELVADRVRRVVGERERVGRALRELGTTVHPSGANFILFEQTRMPAGELHAALFRRGVLIRNVSSGPGLERALRVSIGAPAANDAFLAAIRTELAP; from the coding sequence ATGAGCCGGGCCCCGGAGGAGTTCGTGCGCAGCACCGTGCGGCCGCTTGCGCCCTATGGGCCGCCGCGAGATCCGGCTCCGGTGCCGCTGCATCTCAATGAGAGCCCCGACGACGTCCAGCCGGAGCTGAAGCGGGAGCTGTCCGCTCAGCTCGAGGCAATGGACTGGTCGAAGTACCCCATCACCGACGGCGCGCGGCTCGGGGCAGATCTCGCACAGGCTTTCGGCGTCGATCGCGCCGGCGTCCTGGTGGGGAACGGTTCGAACGAGCTGCTCCAGCTGCTCCTCTTCGCCTGCATCGAGCCCGGCGATACGGTGGTCGTGGTCGCGCCGTCCTTCGCACTGTATGCGCTGCAGGCGAAAGCGCTGGGCGCAAGCGTCATCGCCGTTCCGCTTCGCGGCGGTTCCGGCGAATTCCGCTTCCCCCTCGAAGAGCTGGTGCGCGCGGCAGAGGGAGCGAAGCTGCTGCTGCTGGGATCGCCGAACAACCCGACGGGCACCACGCTCTCCGTGGAGGACGCGTCGCTGCTCGCGCGCGCGGTGCCCTGTCTGCTGGGGATCGACGAGGCTTATCGCGAGTTCTGCGGGCAGGATTTCACCCCGCTGCTGCCGCAGCATCCGCGGCTGGCGCTCTTCCGCACGTTTTCGAAAGCGTTCGCCGCGGCCAGCCTGCGCGCCGGATGCATGCTGGCGGCGCCGAGCCTCTGCGCGGAGCTGCGCAAGGTCCAGCTTCCCTACAACCTGAGCGCCTCCACTTCGCTGATCGCGCGCGCGCTCATTGCTCGCCCCGAGTTGGTGGCCGACCGCGTTCGCCGCGTGGTCGGCGAGCGCGAACGGGTCGGCCGCGCTCTTCGCGAGCTTGGAACCACGGTCCATCCCTCGGGAGCGAATTTCATCCTCTTCGAGCAAACGCGGATGCCGGCGGGCGAGCTGCACGCCGCCCTGTTCCGCCGGGGCGTGCTGATCCGGAACGTCTCGTCGGGGCCGGGCCTGGAGCGCGCGCTGCGGGTGAGCATCGGTGCGCCTGCTGCCAACGATGCCTTTCTCGCTGCGATCCGGACGGAGCTCGCGCCGTGA